The Corynebacterium freiburgense region GATTCGTGACGCAATGCTCGAAGCTGGCGGACCGGTGCGAAGCCCCGAAGAATTCAAACGTTTGAAAGAAAAAGTCGCACCGAATGTGCCTCGGCTAGTCCGGCAGAGTGTGGTAACAATCGCCCCTGCGCTGGTAGATTACCTAAATCTCCGTGATGAGCTTTCCCAATGGACTGGCGAATCCATTGACGATATGCAACAACAACTTGACTTCCTTTTGCCACCACATGCGATAAGCATCCACGGTATCCAACGCCTCCAACACCTACGCCGCTACCTCGCTGCAATGGTCGTTCGCCTAGAAAACCTCGACCTTGATCCCGATCATGATGCCGACCTTCAGGATTCCATAACAGCAGCCACCAATTACCTAGAAACGAAATTAAAGAAACTCCCCACAGGGCGTGAGAAAAGCCGTGCAGTAAAAGATATTCGATGGATGATTGAAGAACTCCGCGTCAGCCTATTTGCCCAACGACTCGGTACCGCACACCCCATTTCCGTACGGAGAATCGAAAAAGCAGTAGATAAGCTGCATTAAAGAGTCCACCGCGGATGCCTGCTCCACTAATCCAAGCATCCACCATGGACGATTATTCTTGCCTAGCGCGCCTACGCATCAGACGAATTTCGGATTCAAAGTCATCCGCGCTTTCAAATGACTTGTACACAGAAGCGAACCGTAAATATCCCACTTCGTCCAGCTCGCGCAATGGTTCAAGAATCGCCAGCCCGATTTCATTTGCATTTACCTGAGAACTCCCATGCGCACGCACAGCTTCCTCAACCTCCTGCGCGAGACGCTTTAAGGCGTCATCAGACACATCACGCCCCTGGCACGCCCTACGCACGCCCGTAATCACCTTCTCACGGCTAAACGGTTCCGTAACCCCATTACGCTTAACCACCAGCAAAACTGCCTTTTCAACAGTGGTAAAACGGCCATTACACTCCACGCATTCGCGCCGTCTCCGGATGGCCGATCCGGAATCAATTACACGACTATCAATCACGCGGGAGCCACGTTGTTGGCAGAACGGACAATGCATTCCGAACCCTTTCGCCTTAAGCCGACCACGTTTATCTTGGAACGTTCCTATCTTAACGCCCTTTGTTCGTTAAGCATTAGATTGTCACCAATCAACTATGGCACGAATAAACCTGCACAATTGCTATTCTATTGCATTTTAATAATGGGAATTCCTCAGCATCTCCATTGGCTGCAATTATTATATCGAACACTATATCGACCGAAGAAAGGTGGTCTGCAACTAGATTACGCGCAGTATTAATTCGAACTTGCGAAGAACTTAGCTAGTTTGAATCAAGCGTCGATTTTTGCGAGCCAAACGTTCGAACAATGTTTGACATACCATTAAAGAAACACATTCTAGAACATTTCTCAATACCCACAACACCCACCTTTTCCACCCCCTTTAGAATGAGTATAATGCCAGCATACTGCCAAAAATCAGTTTCGAGACATTGGGCCTTCACATTTAAGTAGCATGCAATATTACTTACACATAGCAACTGAACTACAGCGGACCGCTTATTTGTTCTAATTAGAATACATATTCTGTATGAATTTTCACGAACATAAGCGTATTTAGCAATCTCCTGAATTTTTCGAACAGGCGACCAAACTCGCGATTTTTTGAGGTACGCTGAATTAGCAAGAGGTTGCAGTTTGAGTTTGTCTAATACCTCACTCAAGGTGACACCTAGTGCTCACCGTTTTACTATCCAACATTTCGTCACACATGGGGGCTCTCCCCCATTCCCCACTACTTCCCCAATTGGAGTTGATCCCTATGACCAACAAGCAACCAAAGCTTGATATGT contains the following coding sequences:
- the nrdR gene encoding transcriptional regulator NrdR, with product MHCPFCQQRGSRVIDSRVIDSGSAIRRRRECVECNGRFTTVEKAVLLVVKRNGVTEPFSREKVITGVRRACQGRDVSDDALKRLAQEVEEAVRAHGSSQVNANEIGLAILEPLRELDEVGYLRFASVYKSFESADDFESEIRLMRRRARQE